From Pontibacillus halophilus JSM 076056 = DSM 19796:
ATTCAGGGTAAGTTTCTGTAGGTATCGTTTCTTTCTTCAATAAACCCAAGACTTCAGCAAAGTCGAATAAGGAAGGTTGTAGCATCATATCGTCTAATTTTCTATAAAGATAAAATGCGAGCACTTCCCGCTCATGTTTCTGAAGAGGGGACTTTTCAATTTCATCTTTTAAATTTGCAGCTATGGACCGAACATGGAAAGGCATCCCCTCTTTTTGCAAATCACTGCTTCCTCCACGAATACTATCTAGGGTTTCATCACAGATGCTTAGAAGAGCCGTGTTCTCCCACTGACCTGTTTGCTCACCAACCTTATTCCTTAGCGTAACGAGAAAATCTGGCGTTACGTCTCCACGTGTGGCTGCGACAACAACGCGTATGCCATCTATATGCAACGCGAATGTGCTGTACGGAGTACCCCTTTCGTGTTGGTATGTAAAATCCTCTGCGTATTCTGATTCGTATAGTGCCGAATAAAACTCTTGCACTTGTTTCTTTTCGTCAAATTGGAGATAGTAGCGTTCTCCCCCCCCTAGTGATTGTTCTTTTAGGGATTCTATTAACTTATCACTTAAATAATTATAAAATTGGTTTAACATACTGCGCATCACCACTGTCACTTTTTTTGTCTAGCAGGTTCAATTGGTCATAAAGAATGACCACCGCTTCCTTGGAGTGCCGATCAAGAAAGACACCACGCTCTTCAAACGATTGAAAGACCTGCTTTAAGGATGTCCGTTCTTCTTTTACTGTAATGGCGGTCAAGAGTAACAGGAAGTCTTGAGTAATATTTAGCATATAACCAAGCGAGCCTCTTGTCTTAAGGAAATACTTCTTCCCGATTTCATCGATTGAAAGCTTAAATCTGGAAGTGGGACCGAGCCTCAGTCCCCCCTCACTTAAGCTAGTAACCAATGAACGAACAAGCTCCTCAAAATCATCCTGTAATTCTATTGGAGTTAAAGAGGAATGATACCTATATTCTTCTACCCATGATTTCAACAGGCGTCTAATTTCTATCCGTTGCTCCTCGCTTTCATTTTCATATATCTCTTTAAACTCAGGATAAATTAGATGATTTGTTCCAAATATATAATTAAGCTGTTCAATTGAGTCATAATGAGGAAGCAACAACTTTGCAGACTCTTTAACACTCTGAAATCCTTCCATATAGCTAGTACGGTTCTTACTTGCTCCTTCCCAGTCCAAAATGTAATACAATTTGTTTACATCTGTGAAATCAGACTTAAAGAGTTGGTTCGATTTCAAGGTGAATTGAGTAATGTAGAAAAAGTAGTAATAACCCAGGAATAGATTCATATTTTCCACCAAGTAATCTGGATGCTTAGTTAGAAACTCTAAATCCTCTCTAAATAACTCCGTGATCTGTGGCAACTTCCCAATATATTTATTAGATGATTCCTTAGGATGGAGGCCCTCAAGTTGGTTAAGAATTAAGTTGGCTATAAGCGTTCCCCCTTCACCCTTACCAAGAAGCGATTCAAACGCTTCCGTTTCTCCACCGAAAACATCTTTTAGGAATAAGGCAATCTCCTTCTCTCCTTTGGAATCCTTTTCCTCACTCAACGGTAGGTAAAGGAGCATGTGGGGATGAAAGATATTTATATGGTCACCATCTGAGAAGAGAAAATTATCAATGAGTTTCTCGAAGTAAATACGGTCTTCTGGATTTACTTGCACCTTCTTTAGTAGGCTCTCAATAACTTCTTCCCGGTTCATTTCTTCACTCAACGAATAGTCTTTGAGAGCACGAGTAAATTCACCTATCACACCAGTAAACCCTCGTTGAAATCGAGCACGTTCAGGGTTACGACTTGTGAATGGCAAAAATGGAGCCTTCGTATTCCGTACGTGTGTTAGTTTCTTTTGACCCTCTTTTATACGCATTGCTGCTCTTAATTCATTCAAATTTTGTTCATACATGGCATTAATCCCTCTTAAAAATGTATTCATCAAAAATCGGATCGTACTCTAAATTGAATAACATCTGATGACTCGTTTCATATATAAGTACATTCTCTTGATTTTGATTTAGATGCATGAGCCTCTCAATAAATTCCACAAATTGAATCGCATCTTCTTTATCCTTTTTGTCTGGCTTATATCCGTCAAGCACTTTTAGGATTCTTTCGTAAAGTGGGTAGTCAATCTCAAGACTTGCTATATTATTGGTGCTTGTATCTTTGTAAGTCACGAGTAAGGAGTCCTTGAAACGATAATGAACAGCCTCATCACGCTGGACTAATCCAGTCACATCCGGAGTCATGCTAAGCTCGATTGCTGTCTTTATAGATTGAACTGAATCAGAAGTATAAAGGTGACCCTTTTTAGGGCTACCTCTCCATTTAAATACAGCCTCTTTCACTTCAGCGTACAGCTGGCGCAATCCTCTAGGTAGCCCTTGATTATATTGGAAAAGATGTTTGCCGAATTTATCGTACACATGATTTGCAAATACTTCGCCAAGCTCCTCTGAAAGGAAGAAAGCAAGACGAATCATGCTTGTGTTCATGAGGTGTCTTGTCGATTGAGTTAACTCATAGAAGGAACCCAACTCTTTCAAACCTTCAGTAAAGCTTTCTAATCCATCTAGATTAATATGTTTAGAGAATACCTTCTCTATATTCATAGAATTGTTCAACTCAATAATGATTCCGTCTAGCTTCTCATTTCTTGTATGAATTGGATCCATATAAGATAATTTAGACAAGATAGAAGAACGTTCAGAATGACCGAACAAGAGGTTTGGCAAGAGCCCCTCCACTTCCTCTATAAAGGATGGAAATTGTTCCTCCATATATTTCGTAGGGACAAGAATATCGTGAATAAAGTTCAACATAGCCCTAGTAGAGATGATCACCTTTTGTTGGATAACCGTGGCAATTAACGTGTCTACCACGCGTTCCCGTACCTCTTCTTTCTGTAGTAAGAGGTAATTGGTCAGAACTGTACCTTTATAGGAGTTTTCCAGGTCATATTTATAAGCTCGATAGAACGGATTATCTTCAACAGGGTTGGTGATGCGCTTAAGCAACCCGGTGAAATAAGAAGATTCCGGCCCAAACTCTGTGAGCTCATAAGCATGATAATCACTAAAGCTGATTAATTGGAACGATTCTGAATCATCTTGATTGGTGATGAGTGTACGGTCAAACACATTAGATTCCGTGATATAATCCCCGAGCTTCGTATAGCTATCACTTGCGTAGTCCGTTTCCAAGAAATTGTGCAGTACGCCCAAATTGATGGCAAGAATCAATTTCTCTTCAGACTTCTCTAATTGATTGTCAGAAAAAGATTGAAGCACCTCATTCAATGTATCCATCGAGTCCTTTGAAGGATCAAAGCTCTCAGTCGCATCGTTATGTATACTAAACTGCTGCATTAAATCCGGTCTGTGCTTGTTCAGATAGGCAAGCATGTGAGACTTCCCATCTCCTACGCTTCCACATAATAAGACAAGTTGACTCCCAGACTTACCTGCCGCTTCTTCTAATGATTCCACTAAGTCCTCTTGTATAGGCCGAGATACGTGCATATATTCCTTGAATTCACTAAAAGCATTCGCATTCTCAACAGCCTCTTGTGATGATTCTCGTAACTTAGAAAGCTCATATATCAGAGCGCTTCCGCCAAATATAGTCGGCTCATAGCCGTCATCAACAGCTATTTTTTCTTTGTTGTCCTCCTGTTCAGATACCCCTTCTGTTCCTGGAGATACACCATTCACATTTTTCTTTAGATGAGTCGTTAAAGTTTCTCGAATCATGTTGTTAATATCGTCTTTTGTAATAGTCTCTTCTTCTTTCTTCCTAATGGAAGGTGGGCGATAATCGGGAGCAGTAAAGTTGTAATCCCCATACACTTCCATAAACCAAATGGAGAGCTTAAACATATTACGATGAACACGTAGCGCATCTTCAATGTTTCCGTTCTGAATTTGGTGGACAGATTTGTTTCCAATAGAACGAACCGTATCGAATGCCTTGGCCACATCTTTCCTTAAGACACCGCTCTTATCCAAGCCGTCTATTCTTTCTACTTGCCTTCTATGTAAAAGGTAGCTCAAATCTTCTTCATTACGAATGATTTGCTTTGCCAACTCTTCTGTGAATAAGCGGGCGTTCATAATTGCCTCGCTCGGATATTCATATACTAGATTTTCCATTTTCCTAGCCAAATCGGCTAGCGAAGTTTCTACACCTTCCAAAAAATCAAATAAATAGTCTGACATGTTACACCCCTCTTATTTCTCTGCTCATGGTTCAATTTTAACATATAGTTAACTTTTACCGAATATGGACGCACAAAAGAAAATGCTGGAAGATTTATACTCCCAGCATTCACTCCTTCGCCATTTGTATGGTTTTCATTTTTTCGTACATTTTCGCCCCTTCAATAAATTGAACGACCTTATCAACAGTATTTACCACACTACCATTTACCTCATGCTCCCAAATACGGAGAAGGTGCCACCCATTGTTGTAGTAATGCACGTTTACTTCTTTATCTCTTGCCTTATTCCGCTGCAGCTTCTTAAACCAGAAGTCCTGGATGGAGTTCGGGAAAGTTCCATGTCGCTCACAACCATGCCAAAAGCAAGAGTCTAAAAAAAATGACAATCCGATACTTCTTGATAGCAATGTCCGGAGTACCATACAAGTCTTTCACGTTCTTCCTGAATCCGTATCCTCTTCTCCACAATTCCTTGGACACTTTACGCTCAATGGAGGTCCCTTTCCCTTTAATTGCCCCCATCTTTCTCTTTCTTTGTTCATCTGTTAGACGTTCAGACATGTCTACCACCCATTTGTTAGGAATTATAATCAGCCTTCCCAGATAGGGGGTGAATAGAAACATCACAACGCTCTCAATATCCTATTTGCTTAGCGATATAAGTGTTGTTGAGCCAGAAGGATTTCTTGACTACATTTTGCCCTTGTGGGGTTTCATAAGTATCTTGTTTATTTCGTGCATGAGGGCGTACATGTGCAACTGGATTTTCACTTGAACCAGGAAGCTGGTCTGCTTTTCCTGATTTAATTCGTTCAACTGTCTCGTCCCAAACTTCTCTAACGTCTAATTCTAAGTCGTTATGCGGAATATTCCAGAACATTGCTT
This genomic window contains:
- the dptG gene encoding DNA phosphorothioation-dependent restriction protein DptG, which codes for MYEQNLNELRAAMRIKEGQKKLTHVRNTKAPFLPFTSRNPERARFQRGFTGVIGEFTRALKDYSLSEEMNREEVIESLLKKVQVNPEDRIYFEKLIDNFLFSDGDHINIFHPHMLLYLPLSEEKDSKGEKEIALFLKDVFGGETEAFESLLGKGEGGTLIANLILNQLEGLHPKESSNKYIGKLPQITELFREDLEFLTKHPDYLVENMNLFLGYYYFFYITQFTLKSNQLFKSDFTDVNKLYYILDWEGASKNRTSYMEGFQSVKESAKLLLPHYDSIEQLNYIFGTNHLIYPEFKEIYENESEEQRIEIRRLLKSWVEEYRYHSSLTPIELQDDFEELVRSLVTSLSEGGLRLGPTSRFKLSIDEIGKKYFLKTRGSLGYMLNITQDFLLLLTAITVKEERTSLKQVFQSFEERGVFLDRHSKEAVVILYDQLNLLDKKSDSGDAQYVKPIL
- the dptF gene encoding DNA phosphorothioation-dependent restriction protein DptF, which gives rise to MSDYLFDFLEGVETSLADLARKMENLVYEYPSEAIMNARLFTEELAKQIIRNEEDLSYLLHRRQVERIDGLDKSGVLRKDVAKAFDTVRSIGNKSVHQIQNGNIEDALRVHRNMFKLSIWFMEVYGDYNFTAPDYRPPSIRKKEEETITKDDINNMIRETLTTHLKKNVNGVSPGTEGVSEQEDNKEKIAVDDGYEPTIFGGSALIYELSKLRESSQEAVENANAFSEFKEYMHVSRPIQEDLVESLEEAAGKSGSQLVLLCGSVGDGKSHMLAYLNKHRPDLMQQFSIHNDATESFDPSKDSMDTLNEVLQSFSDNQLEKSEEKLILAINLGVLHNFLETDYASDSYTKLGDYITESNVFDRTLITNQDDSESFQLISFSDYHAYELTEFGPESSYFTGLLKRITNPVEDNPFYRAYKYDLENSYKGTVLTNYLLLQKEEVRERVVDTLIATVIQQKVIISTRAMLNFIHDILVPTKYMEEQFPSFIEEVEGLLPNLLFGHSERSSILSKLSYMDPIHTRNEKLDGIIIELNNSMNIEKVFSKHINLDGLESFTEGLKELGSFYELTQSTRHLMNTSMIRLAFFLSEELGEVFANHVYDKFGKHLFQYNQGLPRGLRQLYAEVKEAVFKWRGSPKKGHLYTSDSVQSIKTAIELSMTPDVTGLVQRDEAVHYRFKDSLLVTYKDTSTNNIASLEIDYPLYERILKVLDGYKPDKKDKEDAIQFVEFIERLMHLNQNQENVLIYETSHQMLFNLEYDPIFDEYIFKRD
- a CDS encoding very short patch repair endonuclease, translated to MHYYNNGWHLLRIWEHEVNGSVVNTVDKVVQFIEGAKMYEKMKTIQMAKE
- a CDS encoding very short patch repair endonuclease, whose protein sequence is MSERLTDEQRKRKMGAIKGKGTSIERKVSKELWRRGYGFRKNVKDLYGTPDIAIKKYRIVIFFRLLLLAWL